The Nerophis ophidion isolate RoL-2023_Sa linkage group LG20, RoL_Noph_v1.0, whole genome shotgun sequence genomic interval GTAGTATAATGGTAGTAGTATTAAAGTATAAAAGTAGTAATATAAAAGTACTAGTATAAATGTAGTAGTGTAAAACTAATAGTATAAAAGTAGTAGTGTAAAAGTAGTAGTATAAAGGTAGTAGTACAAAATTAGTAGTGTAAAGGTAGTAgtatagtagtaatagtagtgtaAAGATAGTAGTACAAAAGTAGTAGTGTAAAGGTAGTAGTATAAGAGATGTAGTGTTAAATTAATAGAATAAAAGTAGTAGTACGATAAAGGTGATAGTAGTATAAAAGTAGTAGTAGGATAAAGGGAGTAGAATAAAAGTAGTATCCAAATAGTAGTAGTATAAAGGTAGTAGTATAAACGTAGTAGTATAAAAGTAGTATCCAAGTAGTAGTCATATAAAGGTAGTAGTATAAATGTAGTAGTAGGATAAAGGTAGTAGTATAAAAGTAGTTTCCAGgtggtattagtagtagtataaaGGTAGTAGTATAAAAGGTAGTATTACCTCTTCCTGGGCTGATagcagtaagtgtttgtttgctgACACTCTGCTGCTTTTTGCCCAGTGCAGTGGCTGATGGGTAATGTAGTCCTATCGTCTGTGTGTGCTGTGCTCTAGTGGGCGGGCCTAACTTCAGAAAGGAGGGCGTGGTTTGAGCAgtctgttcacacacacacacacacacacacacacacacacaggtgctgcCTCCTGTGTGTTTGGAGGTGTTTTGCAGCATACCTGATGAGCTGCAGGTTGTAAGAGGTCATCACAGGAAGTCAAGGGAGAAGCGCAGGTGTGGTGTGTGCCGCCATTAGTGCCACACCCATCACACAACACACTCCTGACACACTGCACCTGCACAACAACTACACACTTCATCTACTTCCTCTCTAATCTCTTCAACTTCCTCTCTAAACTCAGTCTTTCTCCCTAAACTCTTTTACTTTCTCTCTAAACTCTTCTACTTCCTGTCTAAACTCTTCTACTTCCTCTCTAAAGTCTTCTACTTCCTCTCTAAACTCTTCTATTTCCTGTCTAAAGACATCTACTTCCTGTCTCAACTTTTTCTTCCTCTCTAAACTCTTCTACTTCCTCTCTAAACTCTTTTACTTCCTGTTTAAAGTCATTTACTTCCTCTCTACACTCTTCTACTTCCTGTCTAAACACTTCTACTTCCTCTCCAGTCTTCTAATTCCTCTCTAAACTATTCTACTTTCTGTCTAAAGTCATCTACATCCTGTCTAAAGTGTTCTACTTCCTCTCTAAACTCTTCTACTTCCTGTCCAAACTCTTCTACTTCATGTCTATAGTCTTTTACTTCCTGTCTAAACTCACCTGCTTCCTCTTTAAACTCTTCTACTTCCTCTCTAAACTCTTCTACTTCCTCTCTAACCTCACCTGTTAAATTTCTGAACTCTACTACTTCCTGCCTAAACTCTTCTACTTCCCCTCCCCTAAGTCTTCTACTTACTCTGTAAACTCTTctacttcctctccaaactcttCTACTTCCTGTCTGAAGTCATTTACTTCCTCTCTAAACTCTTCCACTTCCTGTCTAAACTCTTCTACTTCCTTTCTAAAGTCTTCTACATCCTCTCTAAACTATTCTACTTCCTGTCTAAAGTCATCTACTTCCCGTCTAAAGTCTTCTACTTCCTCTCTAAACTCTTCTACTTCCTGTCTGAACTCACCTGCTTCCTCTCTAAATTCTTCTACTTCCTCTCTTAACTCTTCTACTTCCTCTTTAAACTCACCTGTTTCATTTCTGAACTCTGCTATTTCCTGTTTAAACTCTTTTACTTCCTCTTTAGTCTTCTACTTCCTCTCTAAACTCTTTTACTTCCTGTCTAAAGTCATGTACTTCCTCTCTAAACCTTTCCACTTCCTCTCTAAACTCTTTTTCAACTACTTCCTGTCTAAACTCTTCTTTTACTTCCTGTCTAAACAActgttgtataatttttcttaGCTGATAAACAACTTTTAGTTTTTTCAAACATCTTGtcattaagtgtgtgtgtgtgtgtgtgtgtgtgtgtgtgtgtgtgtgtgtgtgtgtgtgtgtgtgtgtgtgtgtataccttgCAGCCACACCAGTCACAGTAACGAGCATCATCGTTGTTCAGTCGTTTACATTTGGAGCAAGTTAACTTCCTGTTGTGTGTCGATGGGACTGGGGGGCCGACATATGTCTCCAACGCTGACTGCACcaggacaacacacacacacatacacagtagTATCCttgtcaagtgtgtgtgtgtgtgcacgtgcgtgtgtgtgtgtgttaccgtgTGTAGTTCCGTCTCACACGTCAAACACTTTGACATGTCTGCTGGATTCCTTTGTCCACAATGTGAACACACAACATGATCCTAACACACAACCAAACTCAAGTCagcaagcgtgtgtgtgtgtgtgtgtgtgtgtgtgtgtgtgtgtgtgcgtgcgtgtgtgttaccGTGTGTAGTTCTGTCTCACACGTCAAACACTTTGACATGTCTGCTGGATTCCTTTGtccacaacatgaacacacaacatGATCCTAACACACAACCAAACTCAAGTCAGCaatcgtgtgtgtgtttgtgtgtgtgtgtgtgtgtgtgtgtgtgtgtgtgtgtgtacctgcagGCTGGACTGCTGGAGAAGCTGCTGCTTGATGGAGGCGTGGCATATCAAACAaaaaggtgtgttgacaggaaCTTGGGTGTTACATGACACACAACACACcaactgccacacacacacacacacacacacacacacacacacacacacacacacaggtgagtgTAACATCAttgtcgtcatcatcatcatcaggtgCAGTACCTGTCCTCCTCCAGCAGGGGGCAGCGTGACGCCACACTGAGTAGAGAATGTGGGCAAGGGGTGTGAGGGTGGTAAGGTGACACAGCGTGCAcacctacacaaacacacacacacacgtagttgTCGCACAGGTGTAGGTGCATAGTCAGGAGCCGTCTTACCGCAGGAAGTCAGCTTGTCTTTGCGTGCGTCTGGTCTGCTGCAGCACACCTGCACGCTGTAAAGACAGGAAGGCCATGAAAATAAAAGCCTGCAGGTAAATGACAGCGTGTACCTGAGACTGGGGGTTTGGCGAAGCAGTTGGTGTGGCGGCGGGCGCAGCCTGACGACTTCTGAGGAAACGTGGAGCGGAGGCGGCCACCTTGGATCCTGAAGAAGAAAGAGGGTTTGCTACGGAGCGTGTGCTGCCAGGTGAGTCTTTGTCACCTGCAGAGTGCTGCTGATGCCAGGCTTCCTGCAGGTAAGATGAAAGTCTGCTTGGCTCCGCCTTCTCATCCTGCTGGACCAGGAAGACTTTGGTCACGGTGGCGCTCTCTCGGCCGTCGCTGCAGACAGCATTTCCTTAGCGCTGCACGTGAGCCTACAGGTGAGTGCCACCTCATCAAGTCACCTGGTGGCGGCCAGGGCGCGGATGCAGATGCGGCCGGCGGGCAGCAGGAAGGGCTCGCAGTACCGCCCACTGACTCTTCCTGACCCCCCGTGGTCTCTGAGCGGCTTGGAGCCGTCCAGCGTGAAGAAGACCTGCGTGTCTCGCGTGTCTGCATGGGAGCACCTGCAGGTGACCTTTCACCCTTTACTAGACTCATGCATTGTGGCTACTTGGGTGTCACAACATCACCAGGAAGTCACATCAGGGTCAACAtccagtatacatatatatgtatggatatattatatatgtatacatatatgtgtatatatatatatatcatccatccatccccttctgcttatccgaggtcgggtcgcagcagcctaagcagagaaacccagacttccctctccccagccacttggtccatctcctcccgggggatcccgaggcgttcacagtctagccgggagacatagtcttcccaacgtgtcctgagtcttccccgtggcctcctactgctcggacgtgccctaaacacctccctagggaggcattcgggtagCATTCTAACTAGATGtctgaactacctcatctggctcccgtCCATGTGGAGGagaagtggctttactttgatttcctcccggatggcagagcttctcaccctatctctaagggagagacccgccacccggcggaggaaactcatttgggccgcttgtacccttgatcttgtcctttcgatcatgacccaaagctcatgaccttaggtgaggatgggaacgtagatcgaccggtaaattgagagctttgccttccggctcaccttcttcaccacaatggatcaatacagcgtccgcattactgaagacgcagctCCAACCCCCCCACTGGTGAACAGGACTCctacgtacttgaactcctccacttggggcagggtctcctccccaacccagagaaggcactccacccttttacggacgagtactatggactcggacttggaggtgctgattctcattccagtcgtttcacactctgctgattctcatcccagttgcttcacactcggctgattctcatcccagttgcttcacactcggctgattctcatcccagtcgcttcacactcggctgcgaaccgatccagtgagagctgaagatcctggccagttgaagccatcaggaacacgtcatctgcaaaaagcagagacctaatcctacagtcaccaaaccggatcccctcaacgccttgactgcgcctagaaattctgtccataaaagttatgaacagaatgggtgacaaagggcagccttggcggagtccaaccctcactggaaacgtgtccaacttaccgccggcaatgcggactaatCTCTGACACAGATCGTACAAGGAGCGGacagccacaatcagacagtccgaacCGCATACCCTCTGAGCACCCCCGCAGGTCTTCCCGGGGTACacagttgaatgccttctccaagtccacaaagttaaagttaatttAAAAGTCAatgtagcaatgattgtcacacacacactaggtgtggcgaaatttgtcctctgcatttgacccatccccttgttcaccccatgagaggtgaggggagcagtgagaagcagcatggccacacccgggaatcatttttggtgatttaacccccaattccaacccttgatgctgagtgccaagcagggaggtaatggctcccatttttatggtctttggtatgactcagctggggtttgaactcccaacctaccaatctcagggggGGACACTCAACCACCAGGCCACTAAGTAGGTCATGTTGACTGGTTGtggaaactcccatgcaccctctagGACCTAtagggagtgtgatcccacgatagttggcaCACACCCTCCGGTTCGTCTTCTTaaggagaggaaccaccaccccggtctgccaatccagaggtaccacccccgatgtccactcgatgttgcagagtcttgtcaacagagacagccccacagcatccagagccttaaggaactccgggcggatctcatccacccgcggggccttgccaccgaggagatttttaactacctcaccaacctcagccccagaaataggagaacccaccaccaagaagacgtgttggtgggattgaggacgtcttcgaagtattccttccaccgatccacaacatccgcagtcaagACCAGCAgaatacacggtgttgacagtgcactacttccccttcctgaggcggcggatggttgtccagaatcgtttcgaagccgtccggaagtcgttttccatggcttccccaaactcctcccatgtccgaattgctaccccagcccgtcgcctctcactgctggcaacgccaaagctcctgtccaaaggcaaaacctagtatctcacttctagctgattttgagaaaacaaaggaaaaccaatctctcttgatgctgtcttacaaagatctacaaagtcatcaaacgtatagatgttttcttcagctctcattttcttgccgattgagccatggattgaatctgctctcatgaacgtgtgccctttctccagatattttatgacaatctcgggtgggccccattctgcgtctGCACATTGGGCAGAAgctgtgtacagcgtccagtttttattttgacctccacagttatctgcccaaaagagtatgcaaggggaagaatcaagaacaatacatttaatgaaggtgcttgcaacgtcctgggccaatcttccaaatatcccctcctgccataatatcacataatcaggttgaccgtcggcccccatttgtgcaaatgtctcattaaaaacaataaga includes:
- the dzank1 gene encoding double zinc ribbon and ankyrin repeat-containing protein 1 — protein: MTAGAVAAPRIIPIMHLDRLRAKNHIDTSTHVCIQSDTRDTQVFFTLDGSKPLRDHGGSGRVSGRYCEPFLLPAGRICIRALAATSDGRESATVTKVFLVQQDEKAEPSRLSSYLQEAWHQQHSAGSKVAASAPRFLRSRQAAPAATPTASPNPQSQRAGVLQQTRRTQRQADFLRCARCVTLPPSHPLPTFSTQCGVTLPPAGGGQLVCCVSCNTQVPVNTPFCLICHASIKQQLLQQSSLQDHVVCSCCGQRNPADMSKCLTCETELHTDHVVCSHCGQRNPADMSKCLTCETELHTSALETYVGPPVPSTHNRKLTCSKCKRLNNDDARYCDWCGCKVQCVRSVLCDGCGTNGGTHHTCASPLTSCDDLLQPAAHQLGPPTRAQHTQTIGLHYPSATALGKKQQSVSKQTLTAISPGRGYWRRQLDHVCAHLRSFAQNNAPFRTLLGEPRLGRMVSAVLEEDAHEVSVTISFMAASQEVRQEVRRVSSTTLSSVTEKGGSGKKSSVKQVGDSLLQEVGPARGHQLLDQGADPHSCGSVLATSAARHQALPVLADQPSGAVKTTALHEAATLASAQL